A DNA window from Salvelinus sp. IW2-2015 linkage group LG4q.1:29, ASM291031v2, whole genome shotgun sequence contains the following coding sequences:
- the LOC111961355 gene encoding huntingtin-interacting protein 1-related protein — MSSSKPKNKSENKTEKQLAAEKEQFGKLQLHSISKSITSSETPLKEKYARNIIMGTHKEGGATTFWSFIINLPLSSNAIISWKFCYMLHKVLRDGHHNAVRDSHRYSRNVKDMGVLWGNLHDRYGHIVALSAKFLSLKMEFHVKHKVIPGNLEATDETVEREAGTDVNKIFDMTHELLDYLDAALKMSETVWRQLDANAGKSTTPAGQCRLGPLIPVILDCSWLYHFSVKLLFKLHSCVSADSLLGHRERFRDLFNSLTKLFDRARETEFFKKVIQIPDLPDSPPNFLRASALAEYVRPVVVMPNEEPYEEVEAAPDYSQAPQMPQQPYNMJSQLGAPDAGFDQRRSPSPALTEAETLRKELEVIKPELQLFKTEAQRCVTQLKSQVNRLEAELEDQRTHKQMALVDNEHLRMEVGTLRQATAALPGVQAGYQEADGRAQAAELRFSQLKERHAELVTSHADLLKKNAETVRFLSSTQQNQEELARAKQQLASEVDLLRQENRLKLEQQKQEIDRLNRELLDQRAALGEVHSVLDNKEMAGSQMTGALQGLQREREELLRCLREKEGEVSSLQQQAQLHHSSMEQDRDRSAREIASLRQQLQQQLAINAEQRVEIDRLKRELEQSRAEVSRANNALQNKEMTGSQMNSALMGLQTEREGLLRSVREKDAELSSLRQQAQLQRSSLEQDNDRTSREMASLRQQLQQQASREGELTRKLQEEQFCLLQCAVVEAEGIILDAVSKLDDPIHVRCICSPDYLVNRAEITLGSLDKMQQSHVVYLGNMDDASGLLRAVTQFSHLASDTIVNGGATAHSAPTDQADRLTDSCREASTHCLQFLHELKSRATLQRADPTTIRYVMRRILTMGQDLRLQGQDVLKEELGEMVDKEMTATSTAIEEAVLRMDEILNQARRDTSGVKLEVNQSILGSCSDLMKAIHMLVTAATDLQKDIVESGRGAASVKEFYAKNSCWTEGLISASKSVGWGATQMLDSADKVVTSGGKYEELIVCSHEIAASTAQLVAASKVKADRNSKKLSALQQASRHVNDMAAIVVTSTNHGQRQITEREPMDFSGISLIKVKTQEIESQVKLLELENQLEQERVRLGELRKKHYQLSGTGTPHGGEVEGGDRDDGGDSFPPPPPPTLLPPSTLLPQPYLNTQPFSQTQPDSQLSAQSYSPPKSYSHTQPYSQTKPYSEPESYSQPATQSYSPPQSYSSSQTQSYLPPQSYSSSQTQSYLPPQSYSQTQSYSHPQTYSQSQPYVNTNPFSQPPPLSAPLSQPLSQPLSQPLSQPLSQPLSQPLSQPESLPLPNNLVELAKPTHTSKKPSIFQKTGTLFSKXRRGEAGTEESRIRNVKIXNPE, encoded by the exons ATGAGCTCGAGTAAACCGAAAAACAAAAGCGAGAATAAAACGGAGAAGCAATTGGCTGCGGAGAAAGAACAGTTTGGAAAACTACAG CTCCACAGCATCAGTAAAAGCATCACCTCCAGTGAGACACCGCTGAAGGAGAAATATGCACGCA ACATCATCATGGGGACCCATAAGGAGGGCGGAGCCACGACGTTCTGGTCGTTCATCATCAACCTGCCGCtctcctccaacgccatcatcaGCTGGAAGTTCTGCTACATGCTGCACAAAGTCCTCCGGGACGGACACCATAAC gctGTGAGAGACTCTCATAGATACAGCAGGAACGTCAAAGACATGGGCGTACTCTGG GGGAACTTGCATGATAGGTACGGCCATATTGTGGCCCTTTCGGCCAAGTTCCTGTCCCTCAAAATGGAGTTCCATGTGAAG cacaaggttatTCCAGGTAACCTGGAGGCCACAGATGAGAcggtggagagagaggcaggaactGACGTCAACAAAAT ATTTGATATGACTCATGAGCTGTTAGATTACCTGGACGCTGCTCTGAAAATGTCAGAGACAG TTTGGCGGCAGCTGGATGCCAACGCGGGCAAGTCCACCACTCCGGCCGGACAGTGTCGTCTGGGACCTCTAATTCCTGTTATACTGGACTGCAGCTGGCTCTACCACTTCTCTGTCAAACTGCTGTTCAAACTGCACAGCT GTGTTTCAGCTGACTCTCTTCTCGGACACCGGGAGAGATTCCGTGATCTGTTCAACAG CCTCACTAAGTTATTTGATCGAGCCAGAGAGACGGAGTTCTTCAAAAAAGTTATTCAGATCCCTGACCTGCCAGAT TCTCCTCCGAACTTCCTGCGTGCCTCTGCACTGGCGGAGTACGTCCGGCCGGTGGTGGTGATGCCCAATGAGGAGCCTTATGAAGAAGTCGAGGCGGCTCCAGACTACAGCCAAGCGCCCCAGATGCCACAG CAACCGTACAACATGWTAAGTCAGCTGGGAGCTCCTGATGCTGGATTTGATCAAAG AAGATCTCCGTCTCCAGCTCTGACGGAGGCAGAGACTCTGAGGAAGGAGCTGGAGGTCATCAAACCAGAGCTGCAGCTTTTYaaaacagag GCTCAGAGGTGTGTGACCCAGCTGAAGTCTCAGGTGAACAGGCTGGAAGCAGAGCTTGAGGACCAGAGGACCCATAAGCAGATGGCTTTGGTGGACAATGAACACCTGCGCATGGAGGTAGGGACCTTACGACAGGCCACCGCCGCCCTACCAGGGGTACAGGCTGGATACCAGGAAGCTGATG GTCGAGCCCAGGCAGCTGAGCTGCGTTTTTCTCAGCTCAAAGAGCGACACGCTGAACTGGTCACCAGCCACGCTGATCTACTGAAGAAG aATGCAGAGAcagtcaggttcttgtccagcaCCCAGCAGAACCAGGAGGAATTGGCCAGGGCCAAACAGCAGCTGGCCAGCGAGGTGGACCTCCTTCGACAGGAGAATAGACTCAAG CTGGAGCAGCAGAAGCAGGAGATAGATCGGCtaaacagagagctgttggaCCAGAGAGCAGCGTTAGGTGAAGTCCACAGTGTCCTGGACAACAAAGAGATG GCTGGTTCCCAAATGACTGGTGCTCTGCAGGGTCtccagcgagagagggaggaactGCTGCGCTgtttgagggagaaagagggtgaaGTGTCCTCCCTACAGCAGCAGGCTCAGCTCCATCACAGCTCCATGGAGCAGGACAGGGACAGATCAGCCAGAGAGATAGCCAGCCTGAGGCAACAGCTACAGCAACAG CTGGCTATAAACGCAGAGCAGAGAGTGGAGATTGACAGACTGAAGCGAGAGCTGGAGCAGAGTCGAGCGGAGGTGTCACGCGCTAACAATGCCCTGCAGAACAAGGAGATG ACTGGTTCTCAGATGAACAGTGCCCTGATGGGTCTccagaccgagagagaggggcTGCTGCGCTCTGTGAGGGAGAAAGATGCTGAGCTGTCCTCTTTAAGGCAGCAGGCACAGCTCCAACGCAGCTCTCTGGAGCAGGACAACGACAGGACATCCAGAGAGATGGCCAGTCTGAGGCAACAGCTACAGCAACAG GCATCTCGTGAGGGTGAGCTGACCAGGAAGCTGCAGGAGGAACAGTTCTGTCTGCTCCAGTGTGCCGTGGTGGAGGCTGAAGGCATCATACTGGACGCTGTGTCCAAACTGGACGACCCCATACACGTACGCTGCATCTGCTCTCCAGATTACCTGGTGAACCGAGCTGAGATCACCCTGGGTTCTTTGGACAAGATGCAGCAGAGTCACGTGGTCTACCTGGGAAATATGGACG aTGCCAGTGGTCTTCTGAGGGCTGTGACACAGTTCTCCCATCTGGCTTCTGACACCATCGTCAACGGAGGAGCTACAGCACACAGTGCTCCTACTGACCAGGCCGACC gtcTGACTGACAGTTGTAGAGAAGCTTCCACCCACTGTCTGCAGTTCCTACACGAGCTCAAGTCCAGAGCCACATTACAGAGAGCCGACCCTACTACGATACGCTATGTAATGCGACGTATACTCACTATGGGACAG GATCTGCGTCTTCAAGGGCAGGATGTTCTAAAAGAGGAGCTGGGGGAAATGGTGGATAAAGAGATGACTGCTACCTCTACTGCAATAGAGGAGGCTGTACTCCGCATGGAC GAGATCCTGAACCAGGCCAGGAGAGACACGTCTGGGGTCAAACTGGAGGTCAACCAGAG catCCTTGGCTCCTGTTCAGACCTAATGAAGGCCATCCACATGCTGGTGACAGCTGCCACTGACCTGCAGAAAGATATTGTGGAAAGCGGCAGA GGGGCAGCATCAGTGAAGGAGTTCTATGCTAAGAACTCCTGTTGGACTGAAGGCCTCATCTCTGCCTCCAAGTCAGTGGGCTGGGGCGCCACTCAGATGCT AGACTCGGCTGACAAGGTGGTAACTAGCGGGGGTAAATACGAGGAGCTCATCGTCTGTTCTCATGAGATCGCTGCTAGTACCGCCCAGCTGGTCGCTGCCTCCAAA GTGAAGGCGGACCGCAACAGCAAGAAGCTGTCGGCGCTGCAGCAGGCCTCGAGACACGTCAACGACATGGCTGCCATAGTGGTGACCTCCACCAATCACGGACAGAGGCAGATCACTGAGAGAg AACCCATGGACTTCTCAGGCATCTCCCTGATCAAAGTGAAGACTCAAGAGATTGAGTCTCAG gtgaAGTTGTTGGAGCTGGAGAATCAGCTGGAACAGGAGAGAGTTCGTCTGGGAGAGCTGAGGAAGAAACACTACCAGCTGTCTGGGACTGGTACACCCCAcgggggggaggtggaggggggagacAGGGACGACGGGGGAGACAGCttcccaccccctccccctccaaccCTCTTACCACCCTCCACCCTGCTGCCCCAGCCCTACCTAAACACACAGCCCTTCTCACAGACACAACCCGACTCACAACTGTCAGCTCAGTCCTACTCACCACCCAAGTCCTACTCACACACTCAACCCTATTCACAAACAAAGCCTTACTCTGAACCTGAATCCTACTCACAGCCTGCAACGCAATCCTACTCACCACCCCAATCCTACTCATCATCTCAAACCCAGTCTTACTTACCACCTCAATCTTACTCATCATCCCAAACCCAGTCTTACTTACCACCTCAATCGTATTCTCAAACCCAATCCTACTCACATCCCCAAACATACTCTCAAAGCCAGCCGTATGTAAACACCAATCCCTTCTCCCAACCCCCGCCTCTGTCCGCGCCTCTCTCCCAGCCTCTGTCCCAGCCACTGTCCCAGCCACTGTCTCAGCCACTGTCCCAGCCTCTGTCCCAGCCACTGTCCCAGCCCGAGTCCCTTCCCCTTCCAAATAACTTAGTAGAACTCGCCAAGCCAACCCACACTTCAAAGAAACCTTCCatcttccagaaaacaggaaccTTGTTTAGTAAG YTCCGAAGAGGTGAGGCTGGAACAGAGGAATCCAGAATCCGGAATGTTAAAATCSTAAATCCAGAATGA
- the ccdc62 gene encoding coiled-coil domain-containing protein 62: MDQGSRRTFNPNGGSGHSSSHSYFVTPWDPWHSTPVKKKNVGASIEEPSLVSTSAQSEGQKMASQSARSPPSLSPTGSLYTQPPSLSLPLLQDRKPLGEMESATIQRQRRELQLLICELKDRDQELNTMAAAHHKQLTAWEQDRQRVLTLEQRCARLEDELQKRNEVIRAVTKRVHVVEAREKEGHRELNSTQQQLLELGKKQQYTSQHCHDLKEKNQSLNSTVMSLSAQLGSLQVRGEELSTMLRLKDKDVTEATNHIVDLSGRLREMEGSLKESHTREARVLREVEEHKRRYREARHENTRLKEELQQQVTEGSAQREDIIRLKQEGQLLRRELALSGEGESWKDELLGLXRSKQERTESELHCLRQVCENQQNDLQLLQLNLESTREALKQAEGQGPHGSQGDLTCVYLDSPSPSSRSRRSLCLANDSASPTTANEQGVVNGNLGGLFAALDDEDQRSSTNNLQRLLAESRQMVASLERTTLQPLCPSQSSASNCDAIISLSIGQNSGNSSHGNHSRNCDRHNHSNPDHYPNQSSTYTTRPSQTSRLDGDTPPRNTQPFQRNEEPGGL, from the exons ATGGACCAAGGCAGTAGAAGAACATTCAATCCAAATGGAGGATCTGGACACTCATCATCACACAgctattttg TCACTCCATGGGATCCCTGGCACAGCACACCTGTGAAAAAG AAGAATGTGGGAGCTTCTATCGAGGAGCCTTCCCTAGTATCCACCTCAGCTCAGAGTGAGGGACAGAAGatggccagccagtcagccagaagTCCCCCAAGCCTCAGTCCCACAGGAAGCCTCTACACCCAacccccctccctgtctctaccCCTCCTACAGGACAGAAAG cCTCTTGGTGAGATGGAGAGTGCCACCATCCAAAGGCAGAGGCGGGAGCTGCAGCTGYTGATTTGTGAACTGAAAGACCGGGACCAGGAGCTCAACACCATGGCTGCTGCCCACCACAAGCAGCTCACTGCCTGGGAACAAGACCGCCAGAGAGTCCTGACCCTGGAGCAGAGGTGTGCTCGcctggagg ATGAGCTTCAGAAGCGTAATGAGGTGATCAGAGCTGTAACTAAGAGGGTTCATGTCGTGGAGGCCCGGGAGAAGGAAGGCCACAGGGAGCTCAACTCTACCCAGCAACAGCTGCTYGAGCTGGGGAAGAAACAGCAGTACACCAGCCAACACTGTCACGACCTgaag GAGAAGAACCAAAGTCTGAACTCCACAGTGATGTCTCTGTCAGCCCAGCTGGGCTCTCTGCAAGTCAGAGGGGAGGAGCTCAGCACCATGCTCAGACTCAAG GACAAGGATGTGACGGAGGCAACCAATCACATCGTAGATCTGTCTGGGCGTCTGCGGGAGATGGAGGGGTCGCTGAAGGAGAGTCACACACGGGAGGCCAGGGTGCTCAGGGAGGTCGAGGAGCACAAACGGCGATACAGAGAGGCCCGGCACGAGAACACACGGCTCAAAG AGGAGTTACAGCAGCAGGTGACAGAGGGCAGTGCCCAGAGAGAGGACATCATCCGTCTGAAACAGGAAGGACAGCTGCTGCGCAGGGAGCTGGCTCTCTCGG GTGAGGGGGAGAGCTGGAAGGATGAGCTGCTGGGATTGKCTCGTTCCAAGCAGGAGCGCACAGAGTCGGAGCTGCACTGTCTACGCCAG gtgtgTGAGAACCAGCAGAATGACCTGCAGCTGCTTCAGTTGAACCTGGAGagcacccgggaggccctgaaaCAGGCTGAGGGACAGGGGCCACATGGGAG CCAAGGTGATCTCACCTGTGTGTACCTGGATAGCCCCTCCCCTTCCTCACGGAGTAGGAGGAGCCTCTGTCTTGCGAATGACTCCGCCTCTCCAACAACCGCCAATGAACAAGGTGTTGTCAACGGCAACCTGGGAGGCCTTTTTGCAGCTTTAGACGAT GAGGACCAGCGTTCCTCCACCAATAATCTACAAAGGCTGCTAGCTGAGTCTCGTCAGATGGTGGCTAGCCTGGAACGCACAACCCTACAACCTTTATGCCCCTCCCAGAGCTCGGCCTCTAACTGTGACGCTATCATCAGCCTCAGCATCGGCCAAAACAGTGGCAACAGTAGCCATGGAAACCACAGTCGTAACTGTGACAGACATAATCACAGCAATCCCGATCACTACCCCAACCAGAGCTCCACCTACACCACAAGACCCAGTCAAACAAGCCGG CTGGATGGTGATACTCCACCCAGGAACACTCAGCCCTTCCAGAGGAACGAGGAACCTGGGGGGCTATAG